In Camelina sativa cultivar DH55 chromosome 16, Cs, whole genome shotgun sequence, a single window of DNA contains:
- the LOC104752214 gene encoding uncharacterized protein LOC104752214: MMFESPSKKRWNVSSSASSYRETIVLGRYSKSCREQKQQQRRERLVPKWKVLLMKLKLLPSRSSSTKVVAYEPYDYALNFDQGPGWHDHDEPENLSRSFSCRFADPTRIRATRLLLY; this comes from the coding sequence atgatGTTTGAATCTCCAAGCAAGAAGAGATGGAACGtatcatcatcagcttcttcttaCAGAGAGACAATTGTACTTGGAAGATACAGCAAGAGTTGTAGAGAACAGAAGCAACAACAACGAAGAGAAAGACTCGTGCCCAAGTGGAAGGTTTTGTTGATGAAGCTCAAGCTGTTGCCGTCTCGTTCTTCTTCCACTAAGGTCGTGGCTTATGAGCCTTACGATTACGCTTTGAATTTTGATCAAGGGCCAGGATGGCACGACCACGACGAACCTGAGAATCTTTCTAGGTCTTTCTCTTGTCGCTTCGCTGATCCCACTCGGATCCGAGCAACACGCTTGCTCTTGTATTAA